One window from the genome of Jeotgalibaca sp. MA1X17-3 encodes:
- a CDS encoding DegV family protein, whose protein sequence is MKNNHIAILADSCNDIPVELTEKYNIYTMPLLINYKDRSYKDRVDITPQEVYDGLKKEIPKTSLPLRGDIEALFDQIKADGHTHVIVSIISSGLSGTYQALELFSQSREDLTIEVINTLDIGIGSGFVALYAAELLEKGLDFDTIVQKTRAVVPNSGVYFGLKTLEYLIKGGRIGKVEGILGSAFKIKPIISCNAEGIYDTVAKVRGRKQNINKMIEMVRERIGTHKNYYLALCHGDAEEEMLEMKVQIADLVEGAKIYSEGQISPVLGVHTGPGLLGIGFLILED, encoded by the coding sequence TTGAAGAATAACCATATTGCCATACTAGCAGATTCTTGTAACGATATACCAGTAGAGTTAACCGAAAAATATAACATCTATACCATGCCGCTTCTTATTAACTATAAGGATCGATCTTACAAAGATCGAGTAGATATTACTCCACAAGAGGTATATGACGGACTGAAAAAAGAAATTCCAAAAACCAGTCTACCCCTTCGAGGAGATATTGAAGCTCTTTTCGATCAAATAAAAGCAGATGGTCATACTCACGTAATTGTCTCCATCATTTCTAGTGGTTTAAGCGGAACGTATCAAGCATTGGAATTATTTTCTCAAAGCAGAGAAGATTTAACCATTGAAGTAATCAATACTCTTGATATTGGGATTGGTTCTGGATTTGTTGCTCTTTATGCTGCTGAATTGTTAGAAAAAGGGCTAGACTTTGATACCATTGTCCAAAAAACACGAGCAGTTGTACCTAATTCTGGAGTCTATTTTGGTTTGAAAACACTGGAGTACCTTATCAAAGGTGGACGGATTGGGAAAGTAGAAGGAATTCTAGGAAGTGCCTTTAAAATTAAACCCATCATCTCCTGCAACGCAGAAGGAATTTATGATACCGTCGCAAAAGTTCGGGGACGCAAACAAAATATTAATAAAATGATTGAAATGGTCCGCGAAAGAATTGGAACTCACAAAAACTATTATCTAGCTCTTTGTCATGGCGATGCCGAGGAAGAAATGCTCGAGATGAAAGTACAAATCGCTGATTTAGTAGAAGGCGCTAAAATCTATTCAGAAGGACAAATTTCTCCTGTATTAGGTGTCCATACCGGTCCAGGTCTTTTAGGAATTGGCTTTTTAATTTTAGAAGATTAA
- a CDS encoding PadR family transcriptional regulator — protein sequence MTSKINSQMLKGILSGSILLLLDQEELYGYKLSEALTEFGFTDIPKGTIYPLLLSLEKKELIKGTLRASDTGPKRKYYSLTEAGIIEKNEFTVQWNKLKKSVDHLIEGSDEDEKK from the coding sequence ATGACTAGTAAAATAAACTCTCAAATGTTGAAAGGCATTTTATCAGGTAGTATTTTACTTTTACTTGATCAAGAAGAGTTATATGGCTATAAATTAAGTGAGGCACTTACAGAGTTTGGCTTTACTGATATTCCTAAAGGTACTATTTATCCTCTTTTGCTCTCATTAGAGAAAAAAGAGTTAATTAAAGGGACGTTGAGAGCCTCTGATACAGGACCAAAAAGAAAATATTATTCTCTCACTGAAGCAGGAATAATAGAAAAAAATGAATTTACAGTACAGTGGAATAAACTGAAAAAAAGTGTAGATCATTTAATAGAAGGAAGTGATGAAGATGAAAAAAAGTGA
- a CDS encoding fasciclin domain-containing protein, producing the protein MVETLQSEGPFTVFAPTNAAFEKLLMDLDITAEQLLAQPVLAKVLTDHVVSGNVLAADLTDGMEAETVNGQEVTFDLSGNPMVNDAMIITTDFEATNGVVHTIDTVLVPSDFELQEVDVN; encoded by the coding sequence CTGGTTGAAACACTCCAAAGTGAAGGCCCTTTTACTGTTTTTGCACCAACTAACGCTGCCTTTGAAAAGTTATTAATGGACCTTGATATTACAGCGGAGCAGTTACTTGCTCAACCAGTTTTAGCGAAGGTTTTAACCGATCATGTCGTGTCCGGAAATGTTTTGGCGGCTGATTTAACCGATGGTATGGAAGCTGAAACAGTTAATGGTCAAGAAGTAACTTTTGATCTTTCTGGGAATCCAATGGTCAATGACGCAATGATTATAACAACTGACTTTGAGGCAACGAATGGGGTTGTACACACGATTGATACCGTTCTGGTTCCTTCTGATTTTGAATTACAAGAAGTAGATGTAAATTAA